The following proteins come from a genomic window of Actinomycetota bacterium:
- a CDS encoding F0F1 ATP synthase subunit gamma: MAEKARDIRRRIKTVESTKKITNAMQLIAASRIAKAQARTERARPFARAIGEMISMLASEAKSSPLLAERDPITNVGLIVLTGDRGLAGAYNSNVLREAQRVAERHRQAGRTAMVTSVGRKGANFFKFRQVPLQAGFSGMSDKPTYADAKVIAKDIIEDYVSGNLDMVMMAYTEFLSAAVQRATVKQILPVPKAEDSDDKASDTPSAVFEFEPEPEQLLDALLPRYVEVKIYGALLESSTSEHASRMRAMKSATDKAEELIKSYQLRANKARQAEITNEIADIVGATEALSGKK; the protein is encoded by the coding sequence ATGGCAGAAAAAGCACGGGATATACGCAGGCGGATCAAGACGGTCGAGTCGACCAAAAAGATCACCAACGCCATGCAGCTGATCGCAGCCAGCCGTATCGCCAAAGCTCAGGCCAGGACCGAGCGGGCTCGCCCGTTCGCCCGCGCCATCGGCGAGATGATCTCCATGCTGGCCAGCGAGGCGAAGTCCTCACCGCTGCTGGCGGAGCGGGACCCCATCACCAACGTCGGCCTGATCGTCCTCACCGGCGACCGCGGACTGGCCGGGGCCTACAACTCCAACGTGCTGCGGGAAGCCCAGCGGGTGGCCGAGAGGCACCGCCAGGCCGGCCGCACGGCCATGGTCACCTCCGTGGGCCGCAAGGGCGCGAACTTCTTCAAGTTCCGCCAGGTCCCGCTGCAGGCCGGGTTCTCGGGCATGAGCGACAAGCCGACCTACGCCGACGCCAAGGTGATCGCCAAGGACATCATCGAGGACTACGTCTCCGGGAATCTCGACATGGTGATGATGGCCTACACCGAGTTCCTCTCGGCGGCGGTTCAGCGGGCCACGGTGAAGCAGATCCTGCCGGTACCGAAGGCCGAGGACTCCGACGACAAGGCCTCGGACACCCCGTCGGCCGTCTTCGAGTTCGAGCCGGAGCCGGAGCAGCTGCTGGACGCCCTGCTGCCCAGGTACGTCGAGGTGAAGATCTACGGCGCGCTGCTGGAGTCGTCCACCTCCGAGCACGCATCTCGCATGCGGGCGATGAAGAGCGCCACCGACAAAGCGGAAGAGCTGATCAAGAGCTACCAGCTGCGGGCAAACAAGGCCCGGCAGGCTGAGATCACCAATGAGATTGCAGACATCGTGGGTGCAACAGAGGCCCTCAGCGGCAAGAAGTAG
- the atpA gene encoding F0F1 ATP synthase subunit alpha — protein sequence MPDLTIGPDEVKTALNNLFQNFKPSTTQQEVGRVIEAGDGIARVVGLPNVVANEMLEFPGDLIGIALNLEPEQLGVVILGDANAIEEGMPVTQTHNVLSIPVGDAYLGRAVDALGNPIDGLGPLDKSKLEGTRELELQAASVINRQPVTQPLQTGIKAIDAMIPVGRGQRELLIGDRQTGKTAVAIDTIVNQKQYWGTDKAVKCIYVAIGQKNSTVAEVLNGLKEAGALEYTCVVNAPASAPGAFKYLAPYSGCAIGQHWMYKGEDVLIVYDDLSKQADAYRQISLLLRRPPGREAYPGDVFYLHSRLLERSARLSDELGGGSLTALPIIETKEGDLSAYIPTNVISITDGQIFFEANLFYQGFRPAINVGTSVSRVGGAAQIKAIKKIAGPLKIELAQYRELAAFAGFGSDLDKASQAQLNRGARLTELLKQGQFSPMPVEEQAVSIFAGSNKYLDDVPMTELIEFDTGLRDYVGTRAPEIYEHIRTKGDFPEEIEQALRKAIEEFKENFTAAEPKVPGVKPAAAPKAEEAPPAAAAAPVEEAEVTGDTAASADPEYTEEMSEEA from the coding sequence ATGCCCGATCTGACCATAGGACCGGATGAGGTAAAGACTGCGCTAAACAACCTCTTCCAAAACTTCAAGCCCTCGACCACTCAACAGGAAGTCGGACGAGTCATCGAGGCCGGCGACGGTATCGCCCGCGTCGTCGGGCTTCCGAACGTCGTGGCGAACGAGATGCTGGAGTTCCCTGGGGACCTGATCGGCATCGCATTGAACCTCGAGCCCGAGCAGCTTGGTGTCGTCATCCTGGGTGACGCCAACGCAATCGAAGAGGGCATGCCCGTAACCCAGACCCACAACGTGCTCTCGATTCCGGTGGGCGACGCCTACCTGGGTCGTGCGGTCGACGCGCTGGGCAACCCGATCGACGGCCTGGGCCCGCTGGACAAGTCGAAGCTCGAAGGCACCCGTGAGCTGGAGCTGCAGGCGGCCTCGGTCATCAACCGCCAGCCGGTGACCCAGCCGCTTCAAACCGGCATCAAGGCCATCGACGCCATGATTCCCGTAGGCAGGGGCCAGCGAGAGCTCCTGATCGGGGACCGGCAGACCGGCAAGACGGCCGTCGCCATCGACACCATCGTCAACCAGAAGCAGTACTGGGGAACCGACAAGGCGGTCAAGTGCATCTACGTTGCCATCGGCCAGAAGAACTCCACGGTGGCCGAGGTGCTGAACGGCCTGAAGGAGGCCGGCGCCCTCGAGTACACCTGCGTGGTCAACGCCCCCGCTTCCGCCCCCGGCGCCTTCAAGTACCTGGCTCCGTACTCCGGCTGCGCCATCGGCCAGCACTGGATGTACAAGGGCGAGGACGTCCTGATCGTGTACGACGACCTTTCCAAGCAGGCCGACGCCTACCGCCAGATCTCCCTGCTGCTCCGCCGGCCTCCGGGCCGTGAGGCGTACCCGGGCGACGTCTTCTACCTTCACTCCCGCCTGCTGGAGCGGTCCGCTCGTCTTTCCGACGAGCTGGGCGGCGGATCGCTTACCGCTCTGCCGATCATCGAGACCAAAGAGGGAGACCTCTCCGCCTACATTCCCACCAACGTCATCTCGATTACCGACGGCCAGATCTTCTTCGAGGCCAACCTGTTCTACCAGGGCTTCCGGCCGGCCATCAACGTCGGTACCTCGGTTTCCCGGGTGGGTGGCGCAGCCCAGATCAAAGCGATCAAGAAGATCGCCGGACCTTTGAAGATCGAGCTGGCCCAGTACCGTGAGCTGGCGGCGTTCGCCGGGTTCGGATCGGACCTCGACAAAGCCTCGCAGGCACAGCTGAACCGTGGCGCCCGCCTGACCGAGCTGCTGAAGCAGGGCCAGTTCAGCCCGATGCCAGTCGAGGAGCAGGCCGTCTCGATCTTCGCCGGATCCAACAAGTACCTGGACGACGTCCCGATGACCGAGCTCATCGAGTTCGACACCGGGCTTCGAGACTACGTCGGCACCCGCGCTCCGGAGATCTACGAGCACATCCGGACCAAGGGCGACTTCCCGGAAGAGATCGAGCAGGCGCTTCGCAAGGCGATCGAGGAGTTCAAGGAGAACTTCACCGCTGCCGAGCCGAAGGTTCCCGGCGTCAAGCCCGCAGCCGCACCGAAGGCTGAAGAGGCTCCCCCGGCAGCCGCAGCGGCACCCGTCGAAGAGGCTGAGGTAACCGGGGACACGGCTGCATCTGCCGACCCCGAGTACACCGAAGAGATGTCCGAAGAAGCATAA
- the atpH gene encoding ATP synthase F1 subunit delta translates to MSDTTGVKGYARALYEIAQVEGDVSRVSDELFRVARAVESHNELRRALTDIAIPFSGKEALLEELLGKQASPHTLNAIRFVISQGKARELVEIADELSKITAVESNKEVAEVRSAIPLDSAQREAIAEALKSATGRNVDVKSIVDPSVIGGVLAKVGDIVIDGTVRGKLAQLKQHLGVD, encoded by the coding sequence GTGAGCGACACAACCGGAGTAAAAGGCTACGCCCGGGCTCTCTACGAGATCGCGCAGGTTGAAGGCGATGTCAGCCGCGTCTCGGACGAGCTGTTCCGGGTAGCCCGTGCGGTGGAGTCCCACAACGAGCTCCGCCGGGCGCTGACCGACATCGCCATCCCCTTCTCGGGGAAGGAGGCGCTGCTGGAGGAGCTGCTCGGCAAGCAGGCGTCGCCCCACACGCTGAACGCAATTCGTTTTGTGATCAGTCAGGGCAAGGCCCGTGAGCTGGTGGAGATTGCGGACGAGCTGTCCAAGATCACCGCCGTGGAATCCAACAAGGAGGTGGCCGAGGTCCGCTCGGCCATCCCCCTTGACTCCGCACAGAGGGAAGCGATCGCCGAGGCCCTCAAGTCTGCAACCGGGCGCAACGTCGACGTGAAGTCGATCGTGGACCCGAGCGTCATCGGCGGCGTGCTGGCCAAGGTGGGCGACATCGTCATCGATGGCACCGTCCGCGGCAAGCTCGCTCAGCTCAAGCAGCACCTCGGGGTGGACTAA
- the atpF gene encoding F0F1 ATP synthase subunit B: MQWVLLATEAAEGEGGFNPFEPQWGLVVWTAVAFLTVLFLLSKKVFPKLQEGLADRERKIADEIKAAEATRAEAEKILAEYKSRVAAAREETSQMVEEARGAAEKVRLDLIARAEGDARLIVDKARKQLAGERERILNELEGQLTEWSTTIAGQIVQRELNPESHRDLVDGFIADIRKSEAAKA; the protein is encoded by the coding sequence ATGCAATGGGTACTACTAGCTACAGAAGCCGCTGAGGGCGAAGGGGGATTCAACCCCTTCGAGCCTCAGTGGGGACTCGTCGTTTGGACCGCAGTTGCCTTTCTGACCGTGCTCTTCCTTTTGTCCAAGAAGGTCTTTCCGAAGCTGCAGGAAGGCCTTGCCGACCGGGAGCGCAAGATCGCCGACGAGATCAAGGCAGCGGAGGCAACCAGGGCCGAGGCCGAGAAGATCCTCGCCGAGTACAAGAGCAGGGTTGCTGCAGCTCGTGAGGAGACCTCGCAGATGGTTGAGGAAGCCCGCGGCGCAGCGGAGAAGGTCCGTCTGGACCTGATCGCCCGGGCCGAAGGCGACGCTCGCCTGATCGTCGACAAGGCTCGCAAGCAGCTTGCCGGTGAGCGGGAGCGCATCCTGAACGAGCTGGAAGGTCAGCTCACGGAGTGGTCGACCACGATTGCGGGACAGATCGTTCAGCGTGAGCTGAACCCCGAGTCCCACCGTGACCTGGTGGACGGCTTCATCGCCGACATTCGCAAGAGCGAGGCGGCCAAGGCGTGA
- the atpE gene encoding ATP synthase F0 subunit C gives MSVVNLAQEAATGMTDKGLQQLGAGLAIGLAAGGGATGIGILWSKGLEGIGRQPEARSTLQGLMFVGFALAEAQVLYGLIVALLLLLGIF, from the coding sequence TTGAGCGTTGTAAATCTGGCGCAGGAAGCTGCGACCGGCATGACCGACAAGGGGCTCCAGCAGCTCGGAGCCGGTCTGGCCATCGGCCTGGCAGCAGGCGGAGGCGCCACGGGTATCGGCATTCTGTGGTCCAAGGGCCTCGAGGGCATCGGGCGGCAGCCGGAGGCACGCAGCACGCTGCAGGGTCTGATGTTCGTCGGATTCGCACTGGCCGAGGCGCAGGTTCTCTACGGCCTGATCGTCGCACTGCTCCTTCTTCTGGGCATCTTCTAG
- the atpB gene encoding F0F1 ATP synthase subunit A, with product MAFLATQAEAVEESPFTELTGHLSPHHYGWAPHWEIGGIDLSPTNAVVNIWLAAFLCVLVFAMAAKKRQLVPSGIQNIIEVMIDFVKVNIVYSVMNNKDGKTWFPFVGTVFFFIFFLNAVGLIPYIGFTATANIFVTATLALMIYIMAVVIGMAKNGALKFWVKTLVPPDIPKAMLPLMVPIEVISQLARPLSLAVRLFANMLADHLMLLVFAGFIFLAAGSAVIYGILPISLLFMIIFTAFALFVAFIQAVIFAFLTTIYINDALHPGH from the coding sequence TTGGCGTTCTTGGCAACACAGGCAGAAGCTGTCGAAGAGTCACCGTTTACCGAGCTAACAGGGCACCTGTCGCCGCACCACTACGGCTGGGCTCCGCACTGGGAAATCGGGGGCATCGACCTTTCTCCCACCAACGCAGTGGTCAACATCTGGCTGGCTGCCTTCCTGTGCGTCCTGGTCTTCGCGATGGCTGCTAAGAAGCGCCAACTGGTCCCGAGCGGCATCCAGAACATCATCGAGGTCATGATCGACTTCGTGAAGGTCAACATCGTCTACTCGGTGATGAACAACAAAGACGGTAAGACCTGGTTCCCGTTCGTCGGCACGGTCTTCTTCTTCATCTTCTTCCTGAACGCGGTCGGTCTCATCCCGTACATCGGGTTCACCGCCACGGCCAACATCTTCGTCACCGCCACCCTGGCGCTCATGATCTACATCATGGCCGTCGTCATCGGCATGGCGAAGAACGGAGCCCTCAAGTTCTGGGTCAAGACGCTGGTGCCGCCGGACATCCCGAAGGCCATGCTCCCGCTGATGGTTCCCATCGAGGTCATCTCGCAGCTGGCTCGCCCGCTTTCGCTGGCAGTCCGACTTTTCGCCAACATGCTCGCCGACCACCTGATGCTGCTGGTTTTCGCCGGCTTCATCTTCCTGGCGGCAGGCAGTGCAGTGATCTACGGCATCCTGCCGATCTCGCTGCTCTTCATGATCATCTTCACGGCGTTTGCTCTGTTCGTGGCCTTCATCCAGGCCGTGATCTTCGCCTTCCTGACCACCATCTACATCAACGACGCACTTCACCCGGGCCACTAA
- a CDS encoding MraY family glycosyltransferase, whose translation MTLYLMVLGVAALVTYIATPAVLTFSRRVGAVDVPNDRKVHAVPTPTLGGIAMFIGFIVALAFASFQQPFSGSFRPLFVWPAPELFAIIIGTTIIFILGVVDDLKGLGAPMKLAGQLMAAGFVFLSGVRLEYFRVPFRGVGALSMSADVSALATIAWIVLIVNAVNLMDGLDGLAAGVTAIAAATFFVYTYQLRLQGLAGPEPTAALISAVIVGVTIGFLRFNFNPAKIFMGDSGSMVLGFLLATSTVAGVGRSATQNQSDISAAFLFYLPLAIPLIVLAIPLLDTALAIIRRAKKGLPVFHPDKEHLHHRLLEIGHGHRQAVLIMYAWTAVIAGMTLALSFAPVYMLPFAAAALGMVLYTALPKLSGRSL comes from the coding sequence ATGACCCTTTACCTGATGGTCCTGGGCGTTGCGGCCCTGGTCACCTACATCGCCACCCCCGCAGTTCTGACGTTCAGCCGGCGGGTGGGCGCGGTGGATGTGCCGAACGACCGCAAGGTCCACGCGGTGCCTACCCCAACCCTGGGCGGCATCGCCATGTTCATCGGCTTCATAGTCGCACTGGCGTTTGCGTCGTTCCAGCAGCCGTTCAGCGGGTCGTTCCGGCCGCTGTTCGTGTGGCCGGCGCCCGAGCTGTTCGCCATCATCATCGGCACCACGATCATCTTCATTCTTGGCGTGGTCGACGACCTGAAGGGCCTCGGCGCCCCCATGAAGCTGGCCGGCCAGCTGATGGCGGCCGGCTTCGTCTTCCTCAGCGGTGTCCGGCTCGAGTACTTCCGGGTTCCCTTCCGGGGGGTCGGAGCGCTGTCGATGTCGGCCGACGTGTCCGCCCTCGCCACCATCGCCTGGATCGTTCTGATCGTGAACGCGGTCAACCTCATGGACGGGCTGGACGGCCTTGCGGCCGGGGTCACGGCCATCGCCGCCGCCACGTTCTTCGTCTACACCTACCAGCTCCGGCTTCAGGGGCTGGCCGGCCCCGAGCCGACGGCGGCGCTCATCTCCGCAGTGATTGTCGGTGTGACGATCGGATTTCTCCGGTTCAACTTCAACCCGGCCAAGATCTTCATGGGTGACTCCGGGAGCATGGTCCTGGGGTTTCTTCTTGCGACCTCGACCGTCGCGGGGGTCGGCCGGTCGGCCACCCAGAACCAGTCGGACATCTCGGCCGCCTTCCTGTTCTACCTGCCGCTGGCCATCCCGTTGATCGTCCTGGCGATCCCGCTGCTGGACACGGCTCTGGCGATAATCCGCCGGGCCAAGAAGGGCCTGCCGGTGTTCCACCCGGACAAGGAGCACCTGCACCACCGGCTCCTGGAGATAGGCCATGGACACCGCCAGGCGGTCCTGATCATGTACGCATGGACCGCGGTGATCGCTGGAATGACCCTTGCGCTGTCGTTTGCGCCGGTCTACATGCTGCCGTTTGCAGCGGCGGCCCTGGGGATGGTCCTGTACACCGCTCTTCCGAAGCTGAGCGGCCGGTCACTTTGA
- the glyA gene encoding serine hydroxymethyltransferase, whose protein sequence is MDKYWAALEQTDPDIAGLITGEAKREAQTIRLIASENYVSEAVLAATGSLLTNKYSEGYSGKRYYEGQQFIDPIEDLAVQRAKDLFGVEHANVQPYSGSPCNLAVYLAFLEPGDTVMGMALPSGGHLTHGWSVSATGRWFRAVQYGVRKDNHLIDYDEMRDLAIKEKPKLIWAGGTAIPRQIDFAIFAEVAKEVGAVFAADIAHIAGLVAGGAHPSPVPHADVVTTTTHKTLRGPRGAMAMCRTEHAKAINFAVFPGLQGGPHNHTTAAIAVALKEASQPAFKEYAHQIVANAKALAAALTARGFDLVSGGTDNHLILIDLTNKGVFGKPAAKALDRAGIELNYNTVPFDPRKPFDPSGIRLGTPSVTTRGMKEPEMELIAGWMDRVVSSPEDDDLSKKVSGEISELCRSFPAPGTLSS, encoded by the coding sequence ATGGACAAGTACTGGGCAGCCCTCGAGCAGACCGATCCGGACATCGCAGGGCTGATCACCGGTGAGGCCAAACGGGAAGCCCAGACCATCCGGCTGATCGCCTCCGAGAACTACGTCTCCGAAGCGGTCCTCGCCGCCACCGGGTCCCTCCTCACCAACAAGTACTCCGAGGGCTACTCGGGAAAGCGCTACTACGAGGGCCAGCAGTTCATCGACCCTATCGAGGACCTGGCGGTCCAGCGGGCCAAGGACCTGTTCGGCGTCGAGCACGCCAACGTGCAGCCCTACTCCGGCTCGCCGTGCAACCTGGCGGTCTACCTGGCCTTCCTGGAGCCCGGCGACACGGTCATGGGCATGGCGCTGCCGTCGGGCGGGCACCTGACCCACGGGTGGAGCGTCTCCGCCACCGGCCGCTGGTTCCGGGCCGTGCAGTACGGAGTGCGCAAGGACAACCACCTCATCGACTACGACGAGATGCGGGACCTGGCCATCAAGGAGAAGCCCAAGCTGATCTGGGCCGGCGGCACCGCCATCCCCCGCCAGATCGACTTTGCGATCTTCGCCGAGGTCGCCAAGGAGGTCGGAGCGGTCTTCGCCGCCGACATCGCCCACATCGCAGGCCTGGTGGCCGGCGGAGCCCACCCCTCACCGGTCCCCCACGCCGACGTGGTCACAACCACCACCCACAAGACCCTCCGCGGCCCCCGGGGCGCCATGGCGATGTGCCGCACCGAGCACGCCAAGGCGATCAACTTCGCAGTCTTCCCCGGCCTGCAGGGCGGTCCCCACAACCACACGACGGCCGCCATCGCGGTCGCATTGAAGGAGGCGTCGCAGCCGGCCTTCAAGGAGTACGCCCACCAGATCGTCGCCAACGCCAAAGCGCTGGCCGCCGCCCTGACCGCCCGCGGCTTCGACCTGGTCTCCGGCGGCACCGACAATCATCTGATCCTCATCGACCTGACCAACAAGGGGGTGTTCGGCAAGCCGGCCGCCAAAGCGCTTGACCGGGCCGGCATCGAGCTCAACTACAACACGGTCCCCTTCGACCCCCGCAAGCCGTTCGACCCCTCCGGCATCCGCCTCGGCACCCCGTCGGTGACCACGCGGGGCATGAAGGAGCCGGAGATGGAGCTGATCGCCGGCTGGATGGACCGGGTCGTCTCCTCCCCCGAGGACGACGACCTCTCGAAGAAGGTCTCGGGCGAGATCTCCGAGCTCTGCCGCAGCTTCCCGGCCCCGGGGACTCTCAGCTCCTAA
- a CDS encoding ATP-binding protein produces MARGMLRQLSAPLSGSDFSAACLVLTEMVTNVIRHGCSSEDDEMGVDIYRSDGSLKLRVSQPGPLYDPQQIPRRKAGEGGGWGLLLLDRLSTEWGVDAGTSQVWAELTVDP; encoded by the coding sequence TTGGCTCGAGGCATGCTTCGCCAGCTCTCGGCTCCCCTGTCGGGAAGCGACTTCTCCGCGGCCTGTCTGGTGCTGACCGAGATGGTCACCAACGTGATCCGCCACGGGTGCTCATCCGAGGACGACGAGATGGGAGTGGACATCTACCGCTCGGATGGGTCTCTCAAGCTTCGCGTGAGCCAGCCGGGCCCCCTCTACGATCCCCAGCAGATTCCGCGCCGTAAGGCCGGAGAAGGAGGCGGGTGGGGGCTGCTCCTCCTCGACCGCTTGAGCACGGAATGGGGGGTGGATGCGGGCACGTCGCAGGTGTGGGCGGAGCTGACCGTGGACCCGTGA
- the rpiB gene encoding ribose 5-phosphate isomerase B — translation MKIAIASDHAGFPLKTALVEYLNSKGHEVQDLGTDSEQSVDYPAFCAAAARAVVKGEAERGIVLGGSGQGEQLAANKVHGARAALCNELWTAKMCRLHNDANVLAMGARIVTPYMAQEIVELFLNTEFEGGRHQPRVDQIHQIEREECEGSGQAT, via the coding sequence ATGAAAATAGCCATCGCTTCCGATCACGCCGGGTTCCCCCTGAAGACGGCCCTGGTCGAGTACCTGAACTCCAAGGGGCACGAGGTGCAGGATCTAGGCACCGACTCCGAGCAGTCCGTCGACTACCCGGCCTTCTGCGCGGCAGCCGCACGTGCGGTGGTCAAGGGTGAGGCGGAGAGAGGCATAGTCCTCGGCGGCAGCGGGCAGGGAGAGCAGTTGGCGGCGAACAAGGTCCACGGGGCCCGGGCGGCACTGTGCAACGAGTTGTGGACCGCAAAAATGTGCCGCCTGCACAACGACGCCAACGTCCTGGCGATGGGGGCCCGGATTGTTACTCCCTATATGGCACAGGAGATAGTCGAGCTGTTCTTGAACACCGAGTTCGAGGGGGGCCGCCACCAGCCGAGGGTCGACCAGATTCACCAGATCGAACGGGAGGAGTGCGAAGGCTCAGGGCAGGCTACGTAA
- a CDS encoding L-threonylcarbamoyladenylate synthase, protein MSSKSKTALYKTAKVLEEGGVVVIPTDTVYGVAARLDCQKAIDKIFKLKGRPRSKPLPILVPDIKTARTLGEFDKDALEFAMGSWPGPVTIVVRSTDDVPDIGGDGTTVGLRIPNHPFTLELLRDCGPLVATSANPSGNPTAAVLQEVLLDLGTGPGIYVDGGTLNAPASKVISMLGEPRILR, encoded by the coding sequence GTGTCCAGCAAGTCGAAAACCGCCCTCTACAAGACCGCCAAGGTCCTGGAGGAGGGGGGAGTGGTGGTCATTCCCACCGACACCGTTTACGGCGTCGCAGCCCGGCTGGATTGCCAGAAGGCCATCGACAAGATCTTCAAGCTGAAGGGCCGCCCTCGCTCCAAGCCGTTGCCGATACTGGTGCCCGACATCAAGACCGCCCGAACCCTCGGCGAGTTCGACAAGGACGCCCTGGAGTTCGCCATGGGCAGCTGGCCGGGACCGGTGACGATCGTTGTGAGGTCCACCGACGACGTGCCCGACATCGGCGGCGACGGGACCACGGTTGGCCTTCGAATCCCGAACCACCCGTTCACCCTCGAACTGCTGCGGGACTGCGGACCGCTGGTGGCGACCAGCGCCAACCCCAGCGGCAACCCGACCGCCGCCGTGCTCCAGGAGGTGCTCCTGGACCTTGGGACCGGGCCCGGGATATACGTCGACGGCGGAACGCTGAACGCCCCGGCCTCCAAGGTGATCTCGATGCTCGGGGAGCCCCGCATCCTGCGCTAG
- the prmC gene encoding peptide chain release factor N(5)-glutamine methyltransferase, with the protein MRYTVGNVLDLATSDLERSGITDARNQAEILVGHVLEARRADLYAGIDQPVTLSQAAELDKMVAARCSGRPLQYITGVQSFRKLALKVGPGVLVPRPETEMLVERCLELLQGVESPQVLDIGAGSGAIALSLATELPDCRVWATEISEDAYRWADRNLEQTGLTNVELYFGDLFSPLPKSEKGKFDLIVSNPPYLSQEVLNAVPPEVRDHEPEVALLSGDAGMATCIRIIREGFDWLAPGGHLVMETAGSSQWNDLSIWFGKRYESVQITDDLTGRPRFAEGRKP; encoded by the coding sequence GTGCGGTACACGGTAGGCAACGTGCTCGACCTGGCCACCTCCGACCTGGAGCGTTCGGGGATCACGGACGCTCGCAACCAGGCCGAGATCCTGGTCGGCCACGTCCTCGAAGCCCGCCGGGCCGACCTTTACGCCGGGATCGACCAACCGGTGACGCTCTCCCAGGCGGCCGAGCTCGACAAGATGGTCGCCGCCCGCTGCTCCGGCCGGCCGCTGCAGTACATCACCGGCGTGCAGAGCTTCCGCAAGCTGGCGCTCAAAGTCGGTCCCGGTGTGCTCGTACCCAGGCCCGAGACCGAGATGCTGGTCGAGAGGTGCCTGGAGCTGCTGCAAGGAGTCGAAAGCCCGCAGGTCCTGGACATCGGGGCGGGCTCCGGCGCAATTGCCCTCTCACTTGCCACCGAGCTGCCCGATTGCCGGGTGTGGGCCACCGAGATCAGCGAAGATGCCTATAGGTGGGCGGACCGCAACCTGGAGCAGACGGGCTTGACCAACGTCGAGCTGTACTTCGGGGACCTGTTCTCGCCGCTCCCAAAATCCGAGAAGGGAAAGTTCGATTTGATCGTGTCCAACCCCCCGTACCTGTCGCAGGAGGTGCTGAACGCCGTCCCCCCCGAGGTGCGGGACCACGAGCCTGAGGTGGCCCTGCTTTCCGGGGACGCCGGCATGGCGACGTGCATCAGGATCATCCGCGAGGGGTTCGACTGGCTGGCGCCGGGGGGCCACCTCGTCATGGAGACGGCCGGCTCGTCGCAGTGGAACGACCTCAGCATCTGGTTCGGCAAGCGTTACGAGAGCGTGCAGATCACCGACGACCTGACCGGCAGGCCCCGGTTTGCGGAAGGGCGGAAGCCATAG
- the prfA gene encoding peptide chain release factor 1, with translation MFGRLSEIDTRYQEVQAKLMDPSITSNATLLRELGKENAELEPTVLTYRRWKAALEEVDEAKKLLNETDDPEMKEMAEAEISEQSALAARLEEELKVLLVPTDPTDNKDVIVEVKAGEGGDESALFAGEVFKMYEGYAERRGWKTEILSSNPSNMGGLKEVTFAVKGKGAYSRMKHEAGVHRVQRVPETESQGRLHTSAIGVVVMPEAEEVEVDIHPNDLKWDVFRSSGPGGQSVNTTDSAVRLTHLPSGTVVTCQDEKSQLQNRDKALRIMRARLHQLELDRRAAEDSAARKGQVRSVDRSEKIRTYNFPQNRVTDHRVKVSVHNVPEVMSGGLDPFIDALITKLRTEQLTGE, from the coding sequence ATGTTCGGACGGTTGAGCGAGATCGACACGCGCTACCAGGAGGTCCAGGCCAAGCTCATGGACCCCAGCATCACCTCCAACGCGACCCTTCTGCGGGAGCTGGGCAAGGAGAATGCCGAGCTGGAGCCAACGGTGTTGACCTACCGCCGCTGGAAGGCCGCCTTGGAGGAGGTCGACGAAGCCAAAAAGCTCCTGAACGAGACCGACGACCCCGAGATGAAGGAGATGGCCGAGGCGGAGATCTCCGAGCAGTCGGCGCTTGCCGCACGGCTGGAGGAGGAGCTGAAGGTCCTTCTGGTCCCCACCGACCCGACCGACAACAAGGACGTGATCGTCGAGGTCAAGGCGGGGGAGGGGGGCGACGAGTCGGCCCTGTTCGCCGGCGAGGTCTTCAAGATGTACGAGGGCTACGCCGAGCGCCGCGGCTGGAAGACCGAGATCCTGAGCTCCAACCCCTCCAACATGGGCGGCCTCAAGGAGGTCACGTTTGCCGTCAAGGGCAAGGGCGCCTACTCCCGGATGAAGCACGAGGCCGGCGTCCACCGGGTTCAGCGGGTCCCGGAGACCGAGTCCCAGGGCCGCCTGCACACCTCGGCCATCGGGGTTGTGGTGATGCCCGAGGCGGAGGAGGTCGAGGTGGACATCCACCCCAACGACCTGAAGTGGGACGTCTTCCGCTCCTCGGGACCCGGTGGGCAGTCGGTCAACACCACCGACTCGGCCGTCCGGCTGACCCATCTTCCGTCGGGCACTGTCGTGACCTGCCAGGACGAGAAGTCGCAGCTCCAGAACCGGGACAAGGCCCTGCGAATCATGCGGGCCCGCCTCCACCAGCTCGAGCTGGACCGCCGCGCAGCCGAGGACTCGGCCGCCCGCAAGGGACAGGTCCGCAGCGTCGACCGCTCCGAGAAGATCCGCACCTACAACTTCCCTCAGAACCGGGTTACCGACCACCGGGTGAAGGTATCGGTCCACAACGTTCCTGAGGTCATGAGCGGAGGGCTCGACCCGTTCATCGACGCCTTGATCACCAAACTGAGAACCGAGCAGCTGACGGGCGAATAG